One window of Nocardioides dongkuii genomic DNA carries:
- a CDS encoding DUF1501 domain-containing protein, whose product MTLTVPPELTGCGCPEGAALASGGLVASRRGVLRGAALAGAATVVGSTVVTMGRAAAAGTTPAAKSVLVVVSLRGAADGLSLVVPHGDPAYYAARPRIAVPKQSLVAPDGFFGMHPAMAPLLPLWESGRLAAVHATGLPVANRSHFSAMEELEDADPTSSARVGWLNRMIGTDDVTGSLQAIAVGDTLPTSVLGPEVVMSFRSVDDAVLAGADKWDPTGTRVRALTEAWSDAPGEMAVGVRTALGAVVDLGAAQQQPDRSATYPATDLGEGLASVARTLRADIGVSTVTVDSGNWDMHTGLGSATSGWMVRNAGDLAGSIAAFFADLGPVADKVTLVTVSEFGRRVQENANQGLDHGWGNVMLVAGAGVKGGAYYGRWPGLQNTLDADVAVTTDYRSVLAEIVAARTEASVSTVFPGFQRERVGVMAGQ is encoded by the coding sequence ATGACCCTGACCGTTCCCCCCGAGCTCACCGGGTGCGGCTGCCCGGAGGGCGCCGCGCTCGCGTCGGGCGGGCTGGTCGCGAGCCGGCGCGGGGTGCTGCGCGGCGCCGCGCTGGCCGGCGCCGCCACGGTCGTCGGCTCCACGGTCGTGACGATGGGCCGCGCGGCCGCGGCGGGCACCACCCCCGCGGCGAAGTCGGTCCTGGTGGTGGTCTCGCTGCGCGGCGCCGCCGACGGGCTCTCCCTGGTCGTGCCGCACGGCGACCCGGCGTACTACGCCGCCCGGCCGCGGATCGCCGTCCCGAAGCAGAGCCTGGTGGCCCCCGACGGGTTCTTCGGGATGCACCCGGCGATGGCGCCGCTGCTGCCGCTGTGGGAGTCCGGGCGGCTCGCCGCCGTGCACGCCACCGGCCTGCCCGTGGCGAACCGGTCGCACTTCTCGGCCATGGAGGAGCTCGAGGACGCCGACCCGACCTCCTCGGCGCGGGTCGGCTGGCTGAACCGGATGATCGGCACCGACGACGTCACGGGCAGCCTGCAGGCGATCGCGGTCGGGGACACCCTGCCCACCTCGGTCCTCGGCCCGGAGGTGGTGATGTCGTTCCGCTCGGTCGACGACGCGGTGCTGGCCGGCGCCGACAAGTGGGACCCGACCGGCACCCGCGTCCGCGCCCTCACCGAGGCGTGGTCCGACGCGCCCGGCGAGATGGCGGTCGGGGTGCGGACCGCCCTGGGCGCCGTGGTCGACCTCGGCGCCGCGCAGCAGCAGCCGGACCGCTCCGCGACGTACCCCGCCACCGACCTGGGGGAGGGGCTGGCGTCCGTCGCGCGCACGCTGCGCGCCGACATCGGCGTCTCGACGGTCACCGTCGACTCCGGCAACTGGGACATGCACACCGGGCTCGGCTCGGCGACGTCCGGCTGGATGGTGCGCAACGCCGGCGACCTCGCCGGCAGCATCGCGGCGTTCTTCGCCGACCTCGGGCCGGTCGCCGACAAGGTGACCCTGGTGACGGTGAGCGAGTTCGGCCGCCGGGTCCAGGAGAACGCCAACCAGGGCCTCGACCACGGCTGGGGCAACGTGATGCTGGTCGCCGGGGCGGGCGTCAAGGGTGGCGCGTACTACGGCCGCTGGCCCGGCCTGCAGAACACCCTGGACGCCGACGTGGCGGTCACGACCGACTACCGCAGCGTGCTCGCCGAGATCGTCGCGGCGCGCACCGAGGCGTCGGTGTCGACGGTCTTCCCGGGCTTCCAGCGCGAGCGGGTCGGCGTGATGGCGGGCCAGTAG
- a CDS encoding DUF1800 domain-containing protein: protein MPSTSPAETLPSRRRALRIAGSAVVAATTTVAAGPVEAALAGGASDDAAERRRRRRKRRRDRLDDKKDKKKPKPKPKPKPKPKPKPKPKPKPPSPAPTPQPTTEPTPTPQPTPTPTPEPTPTPEPQPTPNPTPDSPFASGSYPGTPVLPVAARHLANRFSYGITPELADEVRAAGHHWAWFDRQLETAYDGQADAVGDWWPDLHLDAATIYRRQVDQVRGSWEVSTDHGRRAMVRRMQSPRQVLEVMTEFWENHLHVPSNADNIGTFRGAYGEVVRRHALGRFEDLLTAAVLHPAMLMYLGNASSTKKHPNENLGRELLELHTVGVGNHTEDDVKSSARILTGWRVATYSTWAAYYSPNDHWTGPVRVKDFTDANAAADGQAVTKRYLSYLAHHPDTARRIATKLVRTFVSDTVPAALVDALAAVYLEHGTAIAPVLRALVRSPEFAVSVDQKLRDADEDVAATYRLLGVRVTPPATGSSAANAVTWQVSSLGLAPFTWPRPDGQPVDNRAWASPTRALASMELHWSMAGRWWPTEGIAWTEPAGSLPAPTIAFRDLVDHLSRLLLQRPSTEALLRICCAATETAPTKQVTAASDLVRWRWPRLIAAILDSPTFYQH, encoded by the coding sequence GTGCCGAGCACCTCGCCCGCTGAGACCCTCCCCTCCCGCCGCCGCGCGCTGCGGATCGCCGGCAGCGCCGTCGTCGCCGCGACCACCACGGTCGCCGCCGGCCCGGTCGAGGCCGCGCTCGCCGGCGGGGCGTCGGACGACGCCGCCGAGCGCCGCCGCCGCCGGCGCAAGCGTCGCCGGGACCGGCTGGACGACAAGAAGGACAAGAAGAAGCCCAAGCCCAAGCCCAAGCCGAAGCCGAAGCCCAAGCCGAAGCCCAAGCCGAAGCCGAAGCCGCCGTCCCCGGCTCCCACCCCGCAGCCGACGACCGAGCCGACGCCCACCCCGCAGCCGACGCCCACGCCGACGCCCGAGCCGACTCCCACGCCCGAGCCCCAGCCGACCCCGAACCCGACCCCGGACAGCCCGTTCGCGTCGGGCAGCTACCCCGGGACCCCGGTGCTCCCGGTGGCGGCGCGGCACCTGGCGAACCGGTTCAGCTACGGCATCACCCCGGAGCTGGCCGACGAGGTGCGCGCGGCCGGGCACCACTGGGCCTGGTTCGACCGCCAGCTCGAGACGGCGTACGACGGGCAGGCCGACGCGGTCGGCGACTGGTGGCCCGACCTGCACCTGGACGCCGCGACCATCTACCGGCGCCAGGTCGACCAGGTGCGCGGCTCCTGGGAGGTCAGCACCGACCACGGCCGCCGCGCGATGGTCCGCCGGATGCAGTCGCCCCGGCAGGTGCTGGAGGTGATGACGGAGTTCTGGGAGAACCACCTCCACGTGCCGAGCAACGCCGACAACATCGGCACCTTCCGCGGTGCGTACGGCGAGGTCGTGCGCCGGCACGCGCTGGGCCGCTTCGAGGACCTGCTGACCGCCGCGGTGCTGCACCCGGCGATGCTGATGTACCTCGGCAACGCCTCCTCCACCAAGAAGCACCCGAACGAGAACCTCGGCCGCGAGCTGCTGGAGCTGCACACCGTCGGCGTCGGCAACCACACCGAGGACGACGTGAAGAGCTCGGCGCGGATCCTCACCGGCTGGCGGGTCGCGACGTACTCGACCTGGGCGGCCTACTACAGCCCGAACGACCACTGGACCGGGCCGGTGCGGGTCAAGGACTTCACCGACGCGAACGCCGCGGCCGACGGGCAGGCGGTCACCAAGCGGTACCTCTCCTACCTCGCCCACCACCCCGACACCGCGCGGCGGATCGCGACCAAGCTGGTGCGCACCTTCGTCTCCGACACCGTGCCGGCCGCGCTGGTGGACGCGCTCGCCGCGGTCTACCTGGAGCACGGCACGGCGATCGCGCCGGTGCTGCGGGCGCTGGTGCGCTCGCCGGAGTTCGCGGTCTCGGTCGACCAGAAGCTGCGGGACGCCGACGAGGACGTGGCGGCGACGTACCGGCTGCTCGGGGTGCGGGTGACCCCGCCGGCCACCGGGTCGTCGGCCGCGAACGCGGTCACCTGGCAGGTCTCCTCCCTCGGCCTGGCCCCGTTCACCTGGCCGCGCCCGGACGGGCAGCCGGTGGACAACCGGGCCTGGGCCTCGCCCACCCGCGCCCTCGCCTCGATGGAGCTGCACTGGAGCATGGCCGGCCGCTGGTGGCCGACCGAGGGCATCGCCTGGACCGAGCCGGCGGGTTCCCTGCCGGCGCCCACGATCGCGTTCCGCGACCTGGTGGACCACCTCTCCCGCCTGCTGCTGCAGCGGCCCTCGACCGAGGCACTGCTGCGGATCTGCTGCGCGGCGACCGAGACCGCGCCGACCAAGCAGGTCACGGCGGCCTCGGACCTGGTCCGCTGGCGGTGGCCCCGCCTGATCGCGGCGATCCTCGACAGCCCGACGTTCTACCAGCACTGA
- a CDS encoding GNAT family N-acetyltransferase yields the protein MADPDLPAGLTARPLTPADAPAVYGLMAAQELADLGEVVIEEADIVADWQRPSFDLATSAVGVLESDRMVGYAEASGADRGDAAVHPGARGRGIGTWLAHRMQDLARAQGATVVGMPVPQGSPGDRLLAELGYHVRWTSWVLQLPEGRTVPERPLPAGYAVRAARAEEHRACWTVLEDAFLEWSERDRQSFEDFTATVLERPGYEPWQLRVVTDDGEVVAAAVLTMGEGTGYVARLATRRDRRGRGLAQALLVDAFAEARAHGAVRSELSTDSRTGALGLYEKVGMQVTSTWVNRAIAL from the coding sequence ATGGCCGACCCCGACCTCCCCGCCGGGCTCACGGCACGCCCGCTGACCCCGGCCGACGCCCCGGCCGTCTACGGGCTGATGGCCGCCCAGGAGCTCGCCGACCTCGGCGAGGTGGTGATCGAGGAGGCCGACATCGTCGCCGACTGGCAGCGGCCCTCCTTCGACCTCGCCACGAGCGCGGTCGGCGTCCTCGAGAGCGACCGGATGGTCGGGTACGCCGAGGCGTCCGGCGCCGACCGCGGCGACGCCGCCGTCCACCCCGGAGCCCGCGGCCGCGGGATCGGCACCTGGCTCGCGCACCGGATGCAGGACCTGGCCCGCGCGCAGGGCGCGACCGTCGTCGGGATGCCGGTCCCGCAGGGCTCGCCGGGCGACCGGCTGCTGGCGGAGCTCGGCTACCACGTCCGCTGGACCAGCTGGGTCCTCCAGCTCCCGGAGGGCCGCACCGTCCCCGAGCGCCCCCTGCCCGCCGGGTACGCCGTCCGCGCGGCGCGGGCCGAGGAGCACCGGGCCTGCTGGACCGTCCTCGAGGACGCGTTCCTCGAGTGGTCGGAGCGGGACCGCCAGTCCTTCGAGGACTTCACCGCCACCGTCCTCGAGCGGCCCGGGTACGAGCCGTGGCAGCTGCGGGTGGTGACCGACGACGGAGAGGTGGTCGCCGCCGCGGTGCTGACCATGGGCGAGGGCACCGGCTACGTCGCGCGGCTGGCCACCCGCCGCGACCGGCGCGGCCGCGGGCTCGCCCAGGCGCTGCTCGTCGACGCGTTCGCCGAGGCCCGGGCCCACGGCGCCGTCCGCTCGGAGCTCTCCACGGACTCCCGCACCGGCGCCCTCGGTCTCTACGAGAAGGTCGGCATGCAGGTCACCTCGACCTGGGTGAACCGCGCCATTGCCCTGTAG
- a CDS encoding LLM class flavin-dependent oxidoreductase: MATSFVTRYDLRVPDATPAQRQEVYARAVEQAAYVDRNGQDAIMVSEHHASEDGYLPSPMLLASAFAAVTSRVPITISALLVNLYEPARLAEDIAVLDHLSAGRVSYTLGLGYRPVEYELHGRSWSTRGKDIEERILRMLDLWASGAVTPAPYSQPHPFLLYGGGSPAAAKRAARLGLGFQPQHGDRALKTTYDETCRALGREPGMVLRAPFGGPANVFCAEDPDEFWERYGHHLLADATSYQEWHGEAGSYVLDPSRTVEEMRAAGVYLVTTADELVDRCRDGLRLVTSHPACGGLPAEPSWASLRLISETVLPAVRPAPAA, from the coding sequence ATGGCCACCAGCTTCGTCACCCGCTACGACCTCCGCGTCCCCGACGCGACCCCCGCCCAGCGGCAGGAGGTCTACGCGCGCGCCGTCGAGCAGGCGGCGTACGTCGACCGGAACGGCCAGGACGCGATCATGGTCTCCGAGCACCACGCCTCCGAGGACGGCTACCTGCCGAGCCCGATGCTGCTGGCGTCGGCGTTCGCCGCGGTCACCTCGCGGGTGCCGATCACCATCTCGGCGCTGCTGGTCAACCTCTACGAGCCGGCCCGGCTGGCCGAGGACATCGCCGTGCTCGACCACCTGAGCGCGGGGCGGGTCAGCTACACGCTCGGGCTGGGCTACCGGCCGGTCGAGTACGAGCTGCACGGCCGCTCCTGGTCGACCCGCGGCAAGGACATCGAGGAGCGGATCCTGCGGATGCTCGACCTGTGGGCGTCGGGGGCGGTCACGCCCGCGCCGTACTCCCAGCCGCACCCGTTCCTGCTGTACGGCGGGGGCTCGCCCGCCGCGGCGAAGCGGGCGGCCCGGCTCGGGCTCGGCTTCCAGCCCCAGCACGGCGACCGCGCGCTCAAGACCACCTACGACGAGACCTGCCGCGCCCTCGGCCGGGAGCCCGGGATGGTGCTGCGCGCGCCCTTCGGCGGGCCCGCGAACGTCTTCTGCGCCGAGGACCCCGACGAGTTCTGGGAGCGCTACGGCCACCACCTGCTCGCCGACGCCACGTCGTACCAGGAGTGGCACGGCGAGGCCGGGTCCTACGTGCTGGACCCCTCGCGCACCGTCGAGGAGATGCGCGCGGCGGGCGTCTACCTGGTCACCACCGCCGACGAGCTCGTGGACCGGTGCCGCGACGGCCTGCGCCTGGTCACCAGCCACCCCGCCTGCGGCGGCCTGCCCGCCGAGCCGTCCTGGGCCAGCCTGCGCCTGATCTCCGAGACGGTGCTCCCCGCCGTCCGCCCCGCCCCCGCCGCCTGA